Proteins from one Dromiciops gliroides isolate mDroGli1 chromosome 6, mDroGli1.pri, whole genome shotgun sequence genomic window:
- the LOC122730416 gene encoding progonadoliberin-2, which produces MSCLRPLLLLALLVLGTQISYAQHWSHGWYPGGKRALDGIPGLEASEEGKPCDGGERSLLKMLLADVLAQQQQKK; this is translated from the exons ATGTCTTGTCTACGGCCCCTCCTGCTCTTAGCACTGCTGGTTCTAGGGACCCAGATTTCTTATGCTCAGCACTGGTCCCATGGCTGGTATCCTGGGGGGAAGAGGGCCCTGGATGGCATCCCAGGCCTAGAG GCCTCTGAAGAAGGGAAGCCCTGTGATGGTGGTGAGAGGTCCCTGCTAAAGATGCTGCTG GCAGATGTTCTGGCCCAGCAGCAACAGAAGAAGTAG